TTCCTTTGAAACCCATCACGATTTCGACAGGCTGGTAAAGGGCGGCGACTCACAATCCCTTTATTTGGTGCTTATTCCGGGAGAAAAAACCTGGCTCAACTTAAATTTGGGGTTGCGGGTAGGATGCTATCTTTTCTAATTCCGGATGAAGAAGTTAAGATGAAATTCGCAATTTTATAAGGCAATTTGGATTGATAATTAACCGCAAAGAGTCAAAGAACGCAAAAGTTTGAATTCCTCTTCGCGTCCTTCTTTTCTTTGCGGTAAAAGGCTAGCTATTCGCTAGAAACGGACTTTTCCGGATATATTCCTCGCCCGAAAGCTGGTCTGCCAGGAAACAGGCCAAATCGGCGGCGCTGATCTTTTCTCCCGGACAATCTTTCAAATCGACCTTTACCGGAAAATGTTCTTCCGTCTGAATGATCCGCGGAAGCCGGACCATGGTCCAATCTGCATTGCTTCCGGCCAATAATTCATATTCGGCCTGTTTGTCTTTCGTGGTTTCCGGAAAGTTTTGGTACATCCATTCCGTTGCCATACGTGTCTGTTCATTTTTCGCATCACCGGGCGCATTCACATTCAACCCGGTTGTAACCAGGTAGCGATTGATTCCGTGTGCTTTCATTGCCCGAAGAATATTCCCGGTCGCATCACTGAAAATGGAACGTTCGCCTTTTGGCTGTCCCAGGGTACTGATTACTGCAATGCAACCTTCCAAAAGTTTGTGGATTGCTTCATAATCGCGGGCATCTCCGCGAACAATTTCAATCAACGGGTTGTCCGTTTCAAAGGAAGAACTTGTTCGTAATAGGAGTTTAACCGGAATACTTCGACGCATTAATTCCTGAACCAGGTAAGTTCCTGATTTTCCTGTTCCGCCAATCACGGCGATTTTATCTTGTTTCATGATTTTCTTATTAAATAGGTACAAAAAATTCGTTCAGCCTCTTCGAAGAAGCCGATAACCCTGGCGGGTTTTAGTAAATGCTATTTAATAAGAGATTCTAATAGCCTAAAAGTACGACTAATTATCAATTATCAAAATTTAATGATCAAGTTCTTTGATAGATTCTCCTTGATCATTGATCATTAAACACCTGATAATTACTTGAGCGCCTTCTTCAGCGCTTCCGGATCCAGTTGTTTCTCCCAGCGAGCCACAACGATCGTTGCAACGGCATTGCCGATAAAATTTGTCAAAGCACGGCACTCCGACATGAACTTATCCACGCCGAAAATCAGGGTCATTCCTTCAATGGGTACTTTCGGGAAGACAGCCAGTGTGGCTGCCAGCGTAATAAATCCGGCACCGGAAACTCCTGCTGCTCCTTTCGAACTCAACATGGCTACCAGCAATAGTGTAAGCTGTTGGGACAAGGTTAATTCCACATTACAAGCCTGTGCAATAAACAAAGCAGCTAACGTCATGTAAATATTCGTACCATCCAGATTAAAGGAATAGCCGGTCGGTATAACCAACCCGACCACCTGGCTGGAACACCCTGCTGCTTCGAGTTTTTTAATCACTCCGGGCAAAGCCGGTTCCGAAGAACTGGTTCCGAAAACCAGGAAAATCTCCTCTTTGATATACCGGATTAGTTTGAAAATACTGAAACCATTGTAACGGGCGACCAGGCCCAATACTACAATGACGAAAAATGCCGACGTTCCATAAAAAGTCAAAACGAGTTCTCCCAGTTTATTCAAACTTTGAATTCCTGTTTTTCCGACCGTAAATGCCATAGCACCGAATGCTCCGATGGGCGCGACTTTCATCAGGATTTCCACGATTTTAAAGATCGGATAAGTCAAAGCCTGGAAGAAATCGATTACCGGCTTGCTCTTTTCAGCTGTTAAAGACAACCCGATTCCGAACATAATGGCCACAAACAACACCTGCAGGATATTATCTCCGGTCAGTGCACTCATGAAAGTTTTCGGGATAATGTCCAAAATAAATTGTGTGAATGAGTGTTCATGCGCGGAAGCCTGGTAACCGCTGAGTTTGGCCGCCTCTTCACTGGTTTTTGCCACCGAAGAAGGATCGAAATTAAACCCGTCTCCCGGACGAAGCAGGTTACTGACTACCATCCCTATAATCAGCGCCAGCGTGGAGAAAGTAATAAAATAAATAAACGCTTTCCCGGTAACCCTTCCCACTTTTTTCAAATCGTTCATGGAAGCGATTCCAACGGTTATAGTTATGAAAATAACCGGCGCAATGATCATCTTAATCAAGCTGATAAAACCATCGGCAAGCGGCTGCATTTTCTTTCCGAGATCCGGGTTAAAATGTCCAAGCAAAATACCGATTACAATTGCAACAATTACCTGAAAATACAAGGCTCTGTACCACGGTTTCGGTTTTGCGGGTTTCGCGTTCAAATCAACTTCCATCGAAGAATTTCTTTTAGAGAATAATGCCTGAAGATATAAATTATTGGTCAATTAAGCCCTTATCCTGGTAGGAATCGACTTCCACAAAGTCCAAATCCCTTCCGTGGGTCTCCGGAATACTCCAAGTACTGTAAATTCCGATGGCGAAAGCAATAAAACCAACAATTCCGGCAGCAACCAAAACGGCATAGCCCGCTCCTGTCAGCGATTCAAACCCGATGGTCATCAAAATTACCGTTCCGCGCACCATATTCGGGATGGTTGTAGCGGCAGTAGAACGGATATTCGTTCCGAATTGCTCTGCTCCTATCGTTACGAACATGGCCCAGTAACCTGTCCCGAATCCAAACCAGCAACACATGAAATAATACATGCCGGCAGAATGAATGGTACCGGAAAGAATCCAAACAACACTGATCAGCGTAAAAGCCATCATCCAAAGAATCGATTTGCGGCGCGATTTTAGCCAATGGCTCAATACTCCACTGAAAATATCACCCGCTGAAATCCCGATATAGCCCCACATGATCGCGTCACCCGGATTGATCCCTTCTTTGATACCCAAAGCTTCTCCGAAAACATTCCCGAACATAGCCAGGATCCCGATACAAAACCAGGTAGGAAGTCCGATTCCTATGCAACGGATATATCTCCAGAAGCGGTTCCAGTTCGTAAAGAACATCAGGAAATTTCCACGGCTCACTTCCCGTTTCTTTGTTTCATTGAAAATCCCGGATTCCAATACCCCGATTCGCAGTAAAAGCAAACCGATTCCCATGCCGCCACCGATAAAATAAGCGATGTTCCAATCGGGGGTCAATTTAACGGTCAGATTCGCTACCACAGCTCCCGAAAGGCCAATTCCTGCCACCAGCGAAGTTCCCAACGCACGCAATTCTTTGGGCAAAACTTCGGAAACCAGCGTAATTCCTGCTCCCAACTCTCCGGCCAACCCGATTCCTGCAATGAAGCGCAAAGCCACATACAAATACGTCAGGTTTTCTTTATCATTGGGGAAATAAGGCAGGAATCCGCACATCACATTCGCCAGGGAATACATTACTATGGATCCGAAAAGCACCGACAATCGTCCTTTCTTGTCGCCAAGAATTCCCCACACAATTCCGCCTAAAAGCAAACCACCCATTTGCCAGTTCACGATCAGCGTTCCGACATGCGTAATTTCTTTTTCATCAAAACCAAGGCCTTGCAAACTGGGAACGCGAACAATTCCAAAGAGAAGCAGATCGTAAATGTCTACGAAGTAGCCAAGCGCCGCAACAATTACCGGCAAAGACCACAAAGGTTTGTAAGAAGTAATTTTTTCCAAAGTAGTTTGTTTAAGTCTAAAGTAATCATTGAAAAGGTAACTTCGACTCCGCTCAGTTACCTTTTTTCAACAAATCAAGTGTCGAAGTGGATGAGCTTCGATCATCGAGCGGAGTCGAGATGCCGAAGCCCTGGTTATCCATCAGGAATTTGTAATTTTACCAAATGACTTCCGACGAAAAATACATGCTTCGTGCTTTGCAGCTGGCAAAACTGGCCGGTGTCGCAACGAAAACCAATCCGATGGTTGGAGCGGTGATTGTGCTCGATGATCAGATTATTGGCGAAGGATACCATCAAAAATACGGAGAAGCGCATGCAGAGGTGAATGCAGTCAATTCCGTTAAAGACCAATCGGTGTTGAAAGAAGCTACGATTTACGTCACGCTGGAACCTTGCTCCCATTTCGGAAAAACGCCACCGTGCGCAGATTTGCTGATCCGGCATGCGTTCAAACGCGTAGTAATTGCTCAAATCGATCCGTTCTCAGAAGTTTCCGGAAGAGGGATTGAAAAACTAAGAAACGCGGGAATACAGGTTGATTGCGGAATCCTGGAAAAAGAAGCACGCGAATTGAACAAGCGGTTCATTACCTTTCACACTAAAAAACGCCCTTACATTACCTTAAAATGGGCTCAAACGGTAGATGGTTTCATGGATTTAGACCGTTCTGAAAATCCGGAAACCGGAATCAACTGGA
The window above is part of the Fluviicola sp. genome. Proteins encoded here:
- a CDS encoding dicarboxylate/amino acid:cation symporter, coding for MEVDLNAKPAKPKPWYRALYFQVIVAIVIGILLGHFNPDLGKKMQPLADGFISLIKMIIAPVIFITITVGIASMNDLKKVGRVTGKAFIYFITFSTLALIIGMVVSNLLRPGDGFNFDPSSVAKTSEEAAKLSGYQASAHEHSFTQFILDIIPKTFMSALTGDNILQVLFVAIMFGIGLSLTAEKSKPVIDFFQALTYPIFKIVEILMKVAPIGAFGAMAFTVGKTGIQSLNKLGELVLTFYGTSAFFVIVVLGLVARYNGFSIFKLIRYIKEEIFLVFGTSSSEPALPGVIKKLEAAGCSSQVVGLVIPTGYSFNLDGTNIYMTLAALFIAQACNVELTLSQQLTLLLVAMLSSKGAAGVSGAGFITLAATLAVFPKVPIEGMTLIFGVDKFMSECRALTNFIGNAVATIVVARWEKQLDPEALKKALK
- the ribD gene encoding bifunctional diaminohydroxyphosphoribosylaminopyrimidine deaminase/5-amino-6-(5-phosphoribosylamino)uracil reductase RibD, with protein sequence MTSDEKYMLRALQLAKLAGVATKTNPMVGAVIVLDDQIIGEGYHQKYGEAHAEVNAVNSVKDQSVLKEATIYVTLEPCSHFGKTPPCADLLIRHAFKRVVIAQIDPFSEVSGRGIEKLRNAGIQVDCGILEKEARELNKRFITFHTKKRPYITLKWAQTVDGFMDLDRSENPETGINWISQPETQVITHQLRCTEQAILVGWRTIQNDNPSLTTRAFNGPNPLRIVIDPHLQAPKNATVFTDGMPTWVFNLQEEHQINEVRYIRMDDLSPESVLEKLYLQNINAVLIEGGGNTLTRFIGSHVWDEALVITGRNEFKTGLRAPVLCKTPVKSVVFGKDTLNYFRNF
- a CDS encoding MFS transporter, with protein sequence MEKITSYKPLWSLPVIVAALGYFVDIYDLLLFGIVRVPSLQGLGFDEKEITHVGTLIVNWQMGGLLLGGIVWGILGDKKGRLSVLFGSIVMYSLANVMCGFLPYFPNDKENLTYLYVALRFIAGIGLAGELGAGITLVSEVLPKELRALGTSLVAGIGLSGAVVANLTVKLTPDWNIAYFIGGGMGIGLLLLRIGVLESGIFNETKKREVSRGNFLMFFTNWNRFWRYIRCIGIGLPTWFCIGILAMFGNVFGEALGIKEGINPGDAIMWGYIGISAGDIFSGVLSHWLKSRRKSILWMMAFTLISVVWILSGTIHSAGMYYFMCCWFGFGTGYWAMFVTIGAEQFGTNIRSTAATTIPNMVRGTVILMTIGFESLTGAGYAVLVAAGIVGFIAFAIGIYSTWSIPETHGRDLDFVEVDSYQDKGLIDQ
- a CDS encoding NAD(P)H-binding protein translates to MKQDKIAVIGGTGKSGTYLVQELMRRSIPVKLLLRTSSSFETDNPLIEIVRGDARDYEAIHKLLEGCIAVISTLGQPKGERSIFSDATGNILRAMKAHGINRYLVTTGLNVNAPGDAKNEQTRMATEWMYQNFPETTKDKQAEYELLAGSNADWTMVRLPRIIQTEEHFPVKVDLKDCPGEKISAADLACFLADQLSGEEYIRKSPFLANS